A region of Streptomyces paludis DNA encodes the following proteins:
- a CDS encoding YidH family protein, which yields MIDFVRNLRLWFAPQRVAEEGDTPDYRFSLANERTFLAWIRTALALVGGGFAVDQFLPDLRWGVRVGLAVTLLAAGALCALRAVSHWIRCERAMRRKEDLPVSAFPTLLSLAVAVVALAMLAFVALGRAG from the coding sequence GTGATCGATTTCGTACGGAACCTGCGGCTGTGGTTCGCGCCCCAGCGTGTCGCCGAGGAGGGCGACACCCCGGACTACCGCTTCTCCCTCGCCAACGAGCGCACGTTCCTGGCCTGGATCCGTACGGCGCTCGCCCTGGTCGGCGGCGGTTTCGCGGTCGACCAGTTCCTGCCGGACCTGCGCTGGGGGGTCCGGGTCGGGCTCGCGGTGACGCTGCTCGCGGCGGGCGCGCTGTGCGCGCTGCGCGCGGTCAGCCACTGGATCCGCTGCGAGCGCGCGATGCGCCGCAAGGAGGACCTGCCGGTCTCCGCCTTCCCCACGCTGCTGAGCCTGGCGGTGGCAGTGGTGGCGCTGGCGATGCTGGCGTTCGTGGCGCTGGGGCGGGCGGGCTGA
- a CDS encoding APC family permease translates to MSTGSSSTSGSSRTGEINTYKGHERALRANRLGTVGLLLSVMAASAPMLVVAGLMPSVFGVMGIVGQPLLYLILGVILILFSFGYAEMSRHIHNAGAFYAYIARGLGPTFGAGASILALVAYSCMQFAVYGLLGFEVSAIFDQYLGLAIPWWVPALAACAGIAVLGWLKIDLNAKVLGVLLAIECVLVVIFDIAVVAEPGPEGLSMAAFDPASLTGAGLGTALCFCVAAFVGCEQAPVYAEETSRPHIVVSRVMFLAVGYASVFLAVSAWALTVAAGPGSIVNLSVEQGPGLLFGLTQERLGSTFADLLHILFVTGMFAALLSFHNVVARYAFAMGREGLLPDGFGRTTRNSGAPAYGSVLQTLISVGAIAAFAVTDDKPHGDPTAPVLRQFTWMGSVGALGVITLMALASLAVIVFFLRRGAGRTHAPRLISSGLAIVALVTIAFYTVKDFGVLIDAGPGSALRWILPGLMGLALAVGLVYGLVLRSVKPEVHARIGLGNEAFQLDKAVAEAESERTPV, encoded by the coding sequence ATGTCGACGGGCAGTTCGAGTACGAGCGGCAGTTCGCGTACCGGCGAGATCAACACGTACAAGGGGCATGAACGGGCGCTGCGCGCCAACCGGCTCGGCACCGTGGGCCTGCTGCTCTCCGTGATGGCGGCGAGCGCGCCGATGCTGGTGGTCGCCGGACTCATGCCCAGCGTCTTCGGCGTGATGGGCATCGTCGGGCAGCCGCTGCTCTATCTCATCCTCGGCGTCATCCTGATCCTGTTCAGCTTCGGATACGCCGAGATGAGCCGGCACATCCACAACGCGGGCGCCTTCTACGCCTACATCGCCCGCGGCCTGGGCCCGACCTTCGGCGCCGGCGCCTCGATCCTCGCCCTCGTCGCCTACAGCTGCATGCAGTTCGCCGTCTACGGCCTGCTGGGCTTCGAGGTCTCCGCGATCTTCGACCAGTATCTCGGCCTCGCCATACCGTGGTGGGTGCCCGCGCTCGCCGCCTGCGCGGGCATCGCCGTCCTCGGCTGGCTGAAGATCGACCTCAACGCCAAGGTCCTCGGCGTCCTGCTGGCCATCGAGTGCGTCCTCGTGGTGATCTTCGACATCGCGGTCGTCGCCGAGCCGGGCCCGGAGGGCCTGTCCATGGCCGCCTTCGACCCGGCCAGCCTGACGGGCGCGGGGCTCGGCACCGCGCTCTGCTTCTGCGTCGCCGCCTTCGTCGGCTGCGAGCAGGCCCCGGTGTACGCGGAGGAGACGAGCCGGCCGCACATCGTCGTCTCCCGCGTCATGTTCCTCGCCGTCGGCTACGCCTCGGTCTTCCTCGCCGTGAGCGCCTGGGCGCTGACCGTCGCCGCCGGGCCCGGCTCCATCGTCAACCTGTCGGTGGAGCAGGGCCCGGGACTGCTCTTCGGGCTCACCCAGGAGCGGCTCGGCAGCACCTTCGCCGACCTGCTGCACATCCTCTTCGTGACGGGCATGTTCGCCGCGCTGCTCAGCTTCCACAACGTGGTCGCGCGCTACGCCTTCGCGATGGGCCGCGAGGGCCTGCTGCCCGACGGCTTCGGCCGTACCACCAGGAACAGCGGCGCGCCCGCGTACGGTTCCGTGCTCCAGACCCTGATCTCGGTGGGCGCCATCGCCGCCTTCGCGGTCACCGACGACAAGCCGCACGGCGACCCGACGGCGCCGGTGCTGCGGCAGTTCACCTGGATGGGCAGTGTCGGCGCGCTCGGTGTCATCACCCTGATGGCGCTGGCGTCCCTCGCCGTCATCGTCTTCTTCCTGCGGCGCGGCGCGGGCCGTACCCACGCCCCCCGGCTGATCTCCTCCGGGCTCGCGATCGTCGCGCTCGTGACCATCGCCTTCTACACCGTCAAGGACTTCGGTGTGCTCATCGACGCGGGCCCCGGCTCCGCGCTCCGCTGGATCCTGCCCGGTCTGATGGGTCTCGCGCTCGCCGTCGGACTCGTCTACGGACTGGTGCTGCGCTCCGTCAAGCCGGAGGTGCACGCCCGGATCGGGCTGGGCAACGAGGCGTTCCAGCTGGACAAGGCCGTGGCCGAGGCCGAGTCGGAACGCACCCCCGTCTGA
- a CDS encoding NADP-dependent oxidoreductase: MKAVTYRRYGGADVLEYGDRPEPKVGPDTVLVEVRAAAVNPVDWKCREGYLDGILDTVFPVIPGWDVAGVVVRPGAAVTEFAAGDEVIGYVREDFLSRGTFAQYVAAPVRTLARKPSALSFAEAAGLPLAGLTAYQVLHRVLRVRAGETLLVHAAAGAVGSMAVQLGRYLGARVIGAARESGQERVRALGGEPVRYGAGPDELGAQVRALAPDGVDAAFDIIGGDLLRATPPLLAPGGRLASVADGGVTELGGRYAFARADATDLATLAALAEQGVLEVEIARTYPLERTADAFRHAEAGGTGGKVVVTAGPG, encoded by the coding sequence ATGAAGGCCGTGACGTACCGCCGCTACGGCGGAGCCGACGTCCTGGAGTACGGCGACCGCCCCGAGCCCAAGGTCGGGCCCGACACCGTCCTCGTGGAGGTACGGGCGGCGGCGGTGAATCCCGTCGACTGGAAGTGCCGCGAGGGGTACCTCGACGGGATTCTCGACACCGTTTTCCCGGTGATCCCCGGCTGGGACGTCGCCGGAGTGGTGGTACGCCCCGGGGCGGCCGTCACCGAGTTCGCCGCCGGGGACGAGGTCATCGGATACGTACGGGAGGACTTCCTCTCGCGCGGGACATTCGCGCAGTACGTGGCGGCCCCCGTCCGTACGCTCGCCCGCAAGCCGAGCGCGCTGAGCTTCGCCGAGGCGGCCGGGCTGCCGCTGGCGGGACTCACCGCGTACCAGGTGCTCCACCGGGTGCTGCGGGTGCGCGCCGGGGAGACCCTCCTCGTGCACGCGGCGGCGGGCGCCGTCGGCTCGATGGCCGTGCAGCTCGGCCGGTATCTCGGCGCCCGGGTCATCGGCGCGGCCCGCGAGTCCGGGCAGGAGCGCGTCCGCGCGCTCGGCGGGGAGCCCGTACGGTACGGGGCGGGCCCGGACGAACTGGGCGCGCAGGTGCGCGCGCTGGCGCCGGACGGGGTGGACGCGGCGTTCGACATCATCGGCGGCGACCTGCTGCGGGCCACCCCGCCGCTGCTCGCGCCCGGCGGCCGGCTCGCCTCCGTCGCGGACGGCGGAGTGACGGAGCTGGGCGGCCGTTACGCCTTCGCCCGCGCCGACGCCACCGACCTCGCGACGCTCGCCGCCCTCGCCGAACAGGGCGTGCTGGAGGTCGAGATCGCGCGGACATACCCCCTGGAACGGACGGCGGACGCCTTCCGCCACGCCGAGGCGGGCGGGACCGGCGGCAAGGTGGTCGTCACGGCAGGCCCGGGCTGA
- a CDS encoding FAD-binding dehydrogenase → MAYDADVIVIGAGLAGLVAAAEVADAGRSVIVLDQEPERSIGGQAHWSFGGLFLVDSPEQRRLRIKDSRDLALQDWLGTAGFDRDEDHWPRKWAEAYVDFAAGEKRAWLHGQGVRFFPVVGWAERGGYDATGHGNSVPRFHITWGTGPGVVEPFERRVREGVARGRVTLRFRHRVTGLASTAGTVDTVTGEVLEPSDAARGTASSRTVSGDFSLRAQAVIVTSGGIGGNHDLVRAQWPERLGTPPRKLLSGVPAHVDGLMLGVAEAAGARHINRDRMWHYTEGIENWNPIWARHGIRILPGPSSLWLDARGRRLPVPLFPGFDTLGTLEHIMRSGHEYTWFVLDQRIIGKEFALSGSEQNPDLTGKSVRDVLGRARADVPGPVKAFMDKGVDFVVEKDLGALVRAMNKLTGEQLIDEGELRREITARDREIANPFTKDLQVTAIRGARRYLGDKLIRTATPHRILDPKAGPLIAVRLNILTRKSLGGLETDLSSRVLTDGGDPLPGVYAAGEAAGFGGGGVHGYRSLEGTFLGGCVFSGRTAGRAAAQAVR, encoded by the coding sequence ATGGCGTACGACGCTGACGTGATTGTGATCGGGGCGGGGCTCGCGGGACTGGTCGCCGCCGCCGAAGTGGCCGACGCGGGCCGCTCCGTCATCGTCCTCGACCAGGAGCCCGAGCGCTCGATCGGCGGGCAGGCGCACTGGTCGTTCGGCGGGCTCTTCCTCGTGGACTCGCCCGAGCAGCGCCGGCTGCGCATCAAGGACAGCCGGGACCTCGCCCTTCAGGACTGGCTCGGTACGGCCGGCTTCGACCGGGACGAGGACCACTGGCCGCGCAAGTGGGCCGAGGCGTACGTGGACTTCGCGGCCGGTGAGAAGCGCGCCTGGCTGCACGGGCAGGGCGTGCGCTTCTTCCCGGTGGTCGGCTGGGCCGAGCGCGGCGGTTACGACGCCACCGGCCACGGCAACTCCGTACCGCGCTTCCACATCACCTGGGGCACCGGCCCCGGTGTGGTCGAGCCCTTCGAGCGGCGGGTGCGCGAGGGCGTCGCCAGGGGCCGGGTGACGCTGCGCTTCCGGCACCGCGTCACCGGGCTGGCCAGCACCGCCGGTACGGTCGACACCGTCACCGGCGAGGTCCTGGAGCCCAGCGACGCCGCGCGCGGCACCGCCAGCAGCCGTACGGTCAGCGGGGACTTCTCGCTCCGCGCGCAGGCCGTGATCGTCACCTCGGGCGGTATCGGCGGCAACCACGACCTCGTCCGCGCGCAGTGGCCCGAGCGGCTCGGCACCCCGCCGCGCAAGCTGCTCTCCGGGGTGCCCGCGCATGTCGACGGGCTGATGCTCGGCGTCGCGGAGGCGGCCGGCGCCCGTCACATCAACCGCGACCGGATGTGGCACTACACCGAGGGCATCGAGAACTGGAACCCGATCTGGGCGCGGCACGGCATCCGGATCCTGCCCGGCCCGTCCTCGCTCTGGCTGGACGCGCGCGGGCGCCGGCTGCCCGTGCCGCTCTTCCCCGGCTTCGACACACTCGGCACGCTGGAGCACATCATGCGCTCCGGCCACGAGTACACCTGGTTCGTGCTCGACCAGCGCATCATCGGCAAGGAGTTCGCGCTCTCGGGCTCCGAGCAGAACCCCGACCTGACCGGCAAGTCGGTCCGCGATGTGCTCGGGCGGGCGCGCGCGGACGTGCCGGGGCCGGTGAAGGCGTTCATGGACAAGGGCGTCGACTTCGTCGTCGAGAAGGATCTGGGCGCGCTCGTGCGCGCCATGAACAAGCTCACCGGCGAGCAGCTGATCGACGAGGGCGAGCTGCGCCGCGAGATCACCGCGCGGGACCGGGAGATCGCCAACCCGTTCACCAAGGACCTTCAGGTGACGGCGATCCGCGGCGCCCGCAGATACCTGGGCGACAAGCTGATCCGTACGGCCACCCCGCACCGGATCCTCGACCCGAAGGCGGGCCCGCTGATCGCCGTACGGCTGAACATCCTGACGCGCAAGTCGCTCGGCGGCCTGGAGACCGATCTGTCCTCCCGGGTCCTGACCGACGGCGGCGACCCGCTGCCCGGCGTCTACGCGGCGGGCGAGGCGGCCGGCTTCGGCGGCGGCGGGGTGCACGGCTACCGCTCGCTGGAGGGGACCTTCCTCGGCGGCTGTGTCTTCTCGGGCCGTACGGCGGGCCGCGCGGCGGCGCAGGCGGTGCGCTGA
- a CDS encoding NUDIX domain-containing protein codes for MLSDTPDPADEILDFVDEDDRVLGQAPRGELYAKGLRHRCAFVLVRDPADRIFVHRRTARKLAFPSLYGMFVGGVLGAGESYDEAALREAEEELGVSGLERPVPLFPFRYDSPDGRFREHAYVYEVRCALPVRPQPEEIAWHAFLPEEELVRRLVEWEWVPDGLVAYERLRALRAGGGGPA; via the coding sequence ATGTTGAGCGATACGCCGGACCCCGCCGACGAGATCCTGGACTTCGTCGACGAGGACGACCGGGTCCTGGGGCAGGCGCCGCGCGGCGAGCTGTACGCGAAGGGGCTGCGCCACCGGTGCGCCTTCGTGCTCGTCCGGGACCCGGCGGACCGGATCTTCGTCCACCGCAGGACCGCGCGGAAGCTCGCCTTCCCCTCCCTGTACGGCATGTTCGTGGGCGGGGTCCTCGGCGCGGGCGAGAGCTACGACGAGGCGGCGCTGCGGGAGGCGGAGGAGGAGCTGGGGGTGTCGGGCCTGGAGCGGCCCGTACCGCTGTTCCCGTTCCGCTACGACTCCCCCGACGGAAGGTTCCGGGAGCACGCGTACGTGTACGAGGTGCGCTGCGCGCTGCCGGTGCGCCCGCAGCCGGAGGAGATCGCCTGGCACGCCTTCCTGCCGGAGGAGGAGCTGGTGCGGCGGCTGGTCGAGTGGGAGTGGGTCCCGGACGGGCTGGTCGCGTACGAGCGGCTGCGGGCGCTCCGCGCCGGGGGCGGCGGCCCCGCGTAG
- a CDS encoding MBL fold metallo-hydrolase, protein MPATDPYTVRLAPDVYAYVQPDGGWCLSNAGFVSDGESTLLIDTAATERRALALRETLRAAGAPLPRTVVNTHHHGDHTYGNGVFVPEATVVGHAACRSEQDAAGHQLHLVWPETDFGDITITPPTMTYDDRLTLHAGGTEVRLIHPGPAHTIGDSIVHLPERGIVFTGDLIFRGGTPFVLMGSLRGSLRALDLLRSLDATHVVPGHGPVGDTSVYDATERYLRYVTELAAETHAKGLTPLEAAQGADLGEFAEWRESERLVANLHRAYAELDGLPDGSPLDVVEAFADMTTVNGGVPVACHA, encoded by the coding sequence ATGCCCGCGACCGACCCGTACACCGTCCGTCTCGCGCCCGATGTGTACGCCTACGTCCAGCCGGACGGCGGCTGGTGTCTGAGCAACGCCGGTTTCGTCAGCGACGGGGAGTCCACCCTGCTGATCGACACGGCGGCCACCGAGCGGCGGGCGCTGGCGCTCCGGGAGACGCTGCGGGCGGCCGGGGCGCCGCTGCCGCGTACCGTCGTCAATACGCACCACCACGGCGATCACACGTACGGCAACGGGGTGTTCGTGCCGGAGGCGACCGTGGTCGGCCACGCGGCGTGCCGCAGCGAGCAGGACGCGGCCGGGCACCAGCTCCATCTGGTCTGGCCCGAGACCGACTTCGGCGACATCACGATCACCCCGCCGACCATGACGTACGACGACCGGCTCACCCTCCACGCGGGCGGGACCGAGGTCCGGCTGATCCACCCGGGGCCGGCGCACACCATCGGGGACTCGATCGTGCATCTGCCGGAGCGCGGGATCGTCTTCACCGGGGACCTGATCTTCCGGGGCGGGACGCCGTTCGTCCTCATGGGGTCGCTGCGGGGCTCGCTGCGGGCGCTGGACCTGCTGCGCTCGCTCGACGCGACCCATGTCGTACCTGGCCACGGTCCGGTCGGGGACACCTCGGTGTACGACGCGACGGAGCGCTATCTGCGGTACGTCACCGAGCTGGCCGCCGAGACCCATGCCAAGGGTCTGACGCCGCTGGAGGCCGCGCAGGGCGCGGACCTCGGGGAGTTCGCGGAGTGGCGGGAGAGCGAGCGGCTGGTGGCCAATCTGCACCGGGCGTACGCGGAACTGGACGGGCTGCCGGACGGTTCGCCGCTCGACGTGGTCGAGGCGTTCGCCGACATGACGACGGTGAACGGCGGTGTGCCGGTGGCCTGTCACGCCTGA
- a CDS encoding DUF202 domain-containing protein, whose translation MPAGTAPGTAGDADRDPGLQPERTRLAWRRTTLTCTVVLVLAVRQAVRSGTTTAAGLTVVAVGLLVWLAFLWVAQRRITALSTAASAPRVLGTGTAIALTACTLLLALCAVAVTG comes from the coding sequence ATGCCGGCGGGCACGGCCCCTGGCACCGCCGGCGACGCCGACCGTGACCCCGGCCTCCAGCCGGAGCGGACCCGGCTCGCGTGGCGGCGTACGACACTGACGTGCACGGTGGTGCTCGTCCTCGCGGTACGGCAGGCGGTACGGAGCGGGACGACGACGGCGGCGGGGCTGACGGTGGTGGCCGTGGGCCTGCTGGTGTGGCTCGCGTTCCTGTGGGTGGCGCAGCGCCGCATAACGGCACTGAGCACGGCCGCGTCCGCACCGCGCGTCCTCGGAACGGGCACCGCGATCGCGCTGACGGCCTGCACGCTGCTGCTGGCGCTGTGCGCGGTGGCGGTCACGGGGTGA